Proteins from a single region of Sphaerochaeta globosa str. Buddy:
- a CDS encoding DMT family transporter, producing the protein MQLEKQSVLAKPLVSALLASFCAILWGSAYPSIKLGYELFSVGADDTSAKMAFAGLRFALAGLLVFLVRSVQRGPKQPMRTLTVKQWGSVLLLGLLQTTIHYYFFYVGVSYTTGAKSSILNASSVFFSALLAHFFYANDKISVRKGIGILLGFLAVIIVNFESSLTLSFALQGEGFIIIAALLHSMSSLYSKRMSKTIDPVLLTAMQLFFGGALLLCIALLQGASFPKSSIAGFCLLAYMAALSAAAFSIWTTLLKHNKVSSITVFNFLIPVFGTLLSALILGESVLRIQYLASLPLVAVGVILVTYSSSKAPV; encoded by the coding sequence ATGCAACTAGAGAAACAATCTGTTTTGGCAAAACCGCTGGTTAGTGCCCTTTTAGCCAGTTTTTGTGCAATTTTGTGGGGAAGTGCCTACCCGTCCATCAAGCTTGGGTATGAGTTGTTCAGTGTTGGAGCCGATGATACATCGGCTAAAATGGCCTTTGCAGGCCTGCGGTTTGCCCTTGCCGGGTTGCTTGTTTTCCTGGTTCGGTCAGTTCAGAGAGGCCCCAAGCAACCGATGAGGACCCTGACAGTTAAGCAATGGGGGAGTGTTTTGCTCCTGGGTCTCTTGCAGACCACGATCCACTACTACTTTTTCTACGTGGGGGTTTCGTATACCACCGGGGCAAAGAGTTCGATTCTCAACGCTTCCTCGGTATTTTTCAGTGCCCTGCTTGCACACTTCTTTTACGCAAATGACAAGATCAGTGTGAGAAAAGGCATTGGTATTCTCTTGGGTTTTCTGGCTGTCATCATTGTTAACTTTGAGTCCAGCCTTACCCTTTCCTTTGCCTTGCAGGGTGAGGGATTCATTATCATTGCTGCTCTTTTACATAGCATGAGTTCGCTGTACAGCAAGCGGATGAGCAAAACCATCGACCCCGTTTTGCTTACCGCCATGCAGCTGTTCTTTGGTGGGGCACTGCTTCTTTGCATCGCCCTGTTGCAAGGAGCCTCGTTTCCGAAAAGCAGCATCGCAGGGTTTTGCCTGCTTGCCTATATGGCAGCACTCAGTGCAGCTGCCTTTTCCATTTGGACCACCCTGCTCAAGCACAATAAGGTCAGTTCCATCACCGTTTTCAACTTTCTGATTCCGGTCTTCGGGACACTGCTTTCCGCCCTGATTTTGGGTGAGTCGGTACTTCGCATCCAGTATCTCGCCTCCCTGCCGTTGGTCGCTGTCGGCGTGATTCTGGTTACCTACTCCAGCTCAAAGGCTCCGGTGTAG
- a CDS encoding HAD family hydrolase, whose translation MASKSLTTILFDLDGTLLPLDQKQFMHGYFALFSKRCKELGYDVGSTLSALQSGLKAMLDNDGNMTNKTRFDQTFERMTGIPSDEFNSRFASFYEVEFHQLRDASRPTALASDLVNLVREKGYDTVLATTPLFPWQGTHARLSWAKVNPRQFSLITTYEDFCHAKPNLGYYQQILKDRSVEAQQCLMIGNDVGEDMIAQQLGMQVYLVTDCLINEQHACLQAYRSGSLEDLYRYCEELPICN comes from the coding sequence ATGGCTTCAAAATCTCTTACAACCATCCTCTTTGACCTCGATGGCACATTGCTTCCCCTCGATCAGAAGCAATTTATGCACGGCTACTTTGCTCTGTTCAGCAAGCGTTGCAAAGAGCTCGGTTACGATGTTGGATCTACTCTTTCGGCCTTGCAGTCAGGTCTGAAGGCCATGCTTGACAACGATGGGAATATGACCAACAAGACCCGATTCGACCAGACTTTTGAACGGATGACCGGTATTCCCAGCGATGAATTCAATTCCCGGTTTGCTTCTTTCTACGAGGTGGAGTTTCACCAGCTTAGGGATGCAAGCAGGCCCACCGCACTTGCATCCGATCTGGTGAATCTGGTACGGGAAAAGGGGTATGACACCGTTTTAGCCACTACACCGCTTTTTCCTTGGCAGGGGACGCATGCTCGACTGAGCTGGGCCAAGGTAAATCCCCGCCAGTTCTCCCTGATCACCACCTATGAGGACTTTTGTCATGCCAAACCCAATCTGGGTTACTATCAACAGATCCTGAAGGATCGAAGTGTAGAGGCCCAGCAGTGCCTGATGATCGGCAACGATGTCGGTGAGGACATGATAGCCCAACAGCTTGGCATGCAGGTGTATTTGGTCACCGATTGCCTGATCAATGAACAGCATGCCTGTCTACAAGCTTACCGTAGCGGAAGCTTGGAAGACCTATATAGATATTGTGAGGAACTGCCGATATGCAACTAG
- a CDS encoding ATP-dependent 6-phosphofructokinase: MTTKKLDFSISVLGEAKISSPIMMSTNQNDGQADYVSDDDHILFGIDTDIDEKGHPVPRHEETVEVAGPRAKIYFNPAHVHAAICTCGGICPGLNNVIRAVVRCFWYRYGVRRISGVQFGYQGLLENSPWPLIPLDPDVVDDIQEKGGTILGSARGGGKQVEEIVDSLEKLNINILVTIGGDGTLRGAYDIYEEVKKRNLKISIIGIPKTIDNDLSLIQSSFGVDTAVQMAVPVVRSAHVEAKNSIHGIGLVKVMGRESGFIAAQTALAQSDVNFCLIPENPFDLDGHNGLLEHLRRRLLDRGHAVVLVSEGAGQELLPPSSELDASGNVKFHDIGIFLKDRINEFFKREGIETNVKYIDPSYIIRSAPADSYDSIYCARLGAHAVHAAMSGKTQALIGLLHNRFVHLPIKVAVSSRNHVDLEGSLWRDVLENTRQPFSMKNFKFD, from the coding sequence GTGACAACGAAGAAATTGGATTTTAGCATTTCTGTACTCGGCGAGGCAAAAATTTCCAGCCCGATCATGATGAGTACCAACCAAAACGATGGCCAAGCCGATTATGTTAGCGACGACGATCACATTCTTTTCGGAATCGATACCGATATCGATGAGAAGGGTCACCCGGTTCCCCGACATGAGGAAACGGTTGAGGTTGCAGGGCCGAGGGCAAAAATCTATTTCAATCCTGCACACGTGCACGCTGCCATCTGTACTTGTGGAGGCATCTGCCCGGGACTGAACAACGTCATACGTGCCGTGGTTCGTTGTTTCTGGTATCGCTATGGGGTTCGCAGGATCAGCGGGGTGCAGTTCGGCTACCAAGGTCTTTTGGAAAACAGCCCCTGGCCGCTCATCCCATTGGATCCGGATGTAGTGGACGACATTCAGGAAAAGGGTGGTACCATCCTGGGCTCGGCCCGTGGCGGCGGCAAACAGGTTGAGGAGATTGTCGACTCGCTGGAGAAGCTGAATATAAACATTTTGGTCACCATCGGAGGGGATGGAACGCTGCGCGGTGCCTATGACATCTACGAAGAGGTGAAAAAGCGCAATCTGAAGATATCCATCATCGGCATTCCCAAGACCATCGACAACGACCTTTCCCTGATCCAAAGCTCTTTCGGTGTGGATACTGCCGTACAGATGGCGGTGCCCGTAGTCAGAAGTGCGCATGTCGAGGCTAAGAACTCCATTCATGGCATCGGTTTGGTCAAAGTCATGGGCCGCGAGTCGGGATTCATTGCAGCCCAGACCGCACTTGCCCAGAGCGATGTGAATTTCTGCCTGATCCCGGAGAATCCGTTTGACTTGGATGGCCATAACGGGCTGTTGGAACATCTCAGACGAAGATTGCTCGACCGCGGTCATGCCGTGGTGCTGGTCAGCGAGGGTGCTGGTCAGGAATTGCTGCCTCCCAGCAGCGAGCTCGATGCCTCCGGCAATGTGAAGTTCCACGATATTGGAATTTTCCTGAAGGACCGGATCAATGAGTTCTTCAAGCGTGAGGGGATTGAGACGAATGTGAAGTATATCGATCCGTCCTATATCATCCGCAGCGCTCCTGCCGACTCGTACGACTCCATTTACTGCGCTCGTCTTGGTGCTCATGCAGTCCATGCAGCAATGTCGGGCAAGACGCAAGCCCTCATCGGACTTCTTCACAACCGGTTCGTGCATCTGCCTATCAAGGTGGCGGTTTCCAGCCGCAATCATGTCGATCTTGAAGGTTCTCTGTGGAGGGATGTGTTGGAAAATACCCGCCAGCCGTTCTCCATGAAGAATTTCAAATTTGACTGA
- a CDS encoding winged helix-turn-helix domain-containing protein, producing the protein MELKTKLYLVDEEGNKFMGIGVLWLLDNVAEHNSLRKAASALGISYSKAFSMVQNLEKSLGVAVLNRRKGGATRDGATLTAFAIAFLDLYRQFEHQAKNELTIPFDRFRQDLALLLEAQDAPGGEA; encoded by the coding sequence ATGGAACTAAAAACGAAGCTCTACCTCGTCGACGAGGAAGGCAACAAATTCATGGGAATCGGTGTGCTCTGGCTGCTGGACAACGTAGCAGAGCACAACTCCCTGCGCAAGGCCGCTTCGGCCTTGGGTATCTCGTATTCGAAGGCTTTTTCCATGGTGCAAAACCTGGAAAAGAGCCTGGGTGTTGCTGTTCTGAATCGACGCAAGGGAGGGGCAACTCGTGATGGGGCGACTCTCACGGCTTTTGCAATAGCCTTTCTTGACCTGTATCGCCAATTTGAACACCAAGCCAAGAACGAGTTGACGATACCTTTTGACCGATTCAGGCAGGATCTGGCGCTCCTGCTTGAAGCGCAAGATGCACCTGGAGGTGAAGCGTGA
- a CDS encoding aminotransferase class I/II-fold pyridoxal phosphate-dependent enzyme — protein MHALATELNETLQNTIVDAMLSDVGQRMFFPKGIVAQSAEAGQKATRFNATIGMATSNGQPMYLSDIYNKFAENSFKPSELFSYAPGGGDQQLRALWKTQMLVKNPSLAGKSISLPIVTSGLTHGLSMLAQLFSQEGDTLVIPDLAWDNYELIFKYQVNSDVLTFPLYNSEGGFNVAGLRKALLSIADKKARLLLNFPNNPTGYTPSKTEMAAIADALVELAGLGMKLMVISDDAYYGLFFEQETATQSLFSYLCDAHPNIFAVKCDAATKEDMVWGFRIGFITYGSKGLTEAHYDALNKKTLGIIRSTVSNCDKPGQSLLLKAMQEGKRYQADKLAACEEMEKRYRILKEVLKKYEGNTLLTPYPFNSGYFMAFKTKGSAEALRRHLLDNYQIGCINIADVTLRLAYCSVECDKIAELVDLVYQAAGEAWN, from the coding sequence ATGCACGCACTAGCCACTGAACTGAATGAGACTTTGCAGAACACCATAGTTGATGCAATGCTCTCCGACGTCGGGCAAAGGATGTTTTTCCCTAAGGGAATCGTCGCCCAGAGCGCCGAAGCCGGCCAGAAAGCAACTCGTTTCAATGCCACGATCGGAATGGCCACGTCAAATGGCCAGCCCATGTATCTGTCGGACATTTACAACAAGTTTGCCGAGAACTCCTTCAAGCCCTCCGAACTCTTCTCGTATGCCCCCGGTGGAGGGGACCAGCAATTGAGGGCTCTGTGGAAAACACAGATGCTTGTAAAGAACCCCTCGCTTGCAGGTAAGTCCATTTCACTTCCCATCGTGACCTCAGGTCTCACCCATGGACTGAGCATGCTCGCCCAGCTCTTTTCACAGGAAGGGGATACCCTGGTCATCCCGGATTTGGCGTGGGATAACTATGAGTTGATTTTCAAATACCAAGTCAATTCCGATGTGCTTACCTTTCCTTTGTATAACAGTGAGGGTGGATTCAATGTTGCGGGCCTGAGAAAAGCTCTGCTTTCCATAGCAGACAAAAAAGCACGCCTGCTCCTCAATTTCCCCAATAATCCCACCGGCTATACTCCCAGCAAGACCGAGATGGCAGCCATTGCCGATGCCTTGGTGGAGCTTGCCGGCCTTGGTATGAAGCTGATGGTCATCAGTGACGATGCCTACTATGGCCTCTTTTTCGAGCAGGAGACTGCCACACAGAGCCTGTTCTCCTATCTTTGCGATGCCCACCCCAACATATTCGCCGTCAAATGCGATGCTGCAACCAAGGAAGACATGGTCTGGGGCTTTCGCATCGGGTTCATCACCTATGGATCCAAAGGCTTGACCGAGGCTCACTATGATGCGCTGAACAAGAAAACCTTGGGCATTATCCGTAGTACCGTCTCCAACTGTGACAAGCCGGGGCAAAGCCTGCTTCTCAAAGCAATGCAGGAAGGAAAGCGCTATCAGGCGGATAAGCTTGCTGCTTGCGAGGAGATGGAAAAACGTTATCGCATTCTCAAGGAAGTGCTGAAGAAGTATGAGGGAAACACCTTGTTGACTCCCTACCCATTCAACAGCGGCTACTTCATGGCCTTTAAGACCAAGGGGAGTGCCGAGGCATTGCGCCGCCATTTGCTGGACAATTACCAGATTGGATGCATCAATATTGCCGATGTGACACTCAGACTTGCCTATTGTTCGGTAGAATGTGATAAGATTGCTGAACTGGTGGATTTGGTCTATCAGGCGGCAGGAGAAGCATGGAACTAA
- the ligA gene encoding NAD-dependent DNA ligase LigA, which produces MNELEHEIHSLVEQLASYQKAYYVDNRPLVSDLEYDRLFDRLVALETQYPHLKLADSPTQRVGSDLDSALVEVAHTIPVLSLDKAYSDGEMLSWIEKTELKIGEEVGIVIEEKIDGISIVLYYEDGLLKRAVTRGNGMVGNDVTANVKTIASIPLRLPVKESLAVRGEIYLPKETFAKLNAQMEVPFANPRNLAAGTIRRIKSSEVAKVPLQIFVYEGFWKEVVHTDHLQILSTLASYGFRLNPNLGYFAKDASQARQALMDAQLSGFGGSFSDLASYIQDHTQKRASLGYEIDGLVAKVNSLSGREMLGYTGHHPRWAMAYKFESPQAQTVVQAIDVQVGRTGRVTPVARVVPVQVAGSTISNITLHNQDYINMLELGLGDTVEISRRGDVIPAVERVIEKNESSQGIYHMPTRCPICDSTLESRGAHTFCPNISCPAQIRGRIEFFIGKEGMDIDNFGPETAAALIDLGYLKDIDDIYRIDYRKALSDQAGFGEKKIRLIEGGVQKSKEQPFRKVLVALGLPELGKKGAELLLANGITSMEILLDIANRGDVQRLTSIKQIGEKIARLYIEALCEPAMQQRIARLASLGLAMAEGEQQLQKLDDSFSGQVWCVTGSFEHFNPRSLAMDEVVKRGGRTVSSVTSKTTHLLAGEGGGSKLETARSLKVQVVDEQTFLTLLKSKQHNEQQSQGEFAF; this is translated from the coding sequence ATGAACGAACTTGAACACGAAATCCACTCACTTGTCGAGCAGCTTGCCTCCTATCAGAAAGCCTACTATGTGGACAACCGTCCGCTTGTCAGCGATTTGGAATACGACCGCCTCTTCGACCGTCTGGTTGCCTTGGAGACGCAATACCCACACCTCAAGCTTGCCGATTCACCAACCCAGCGGGTGGGAAGCGACCTCGACTCGGCTCTGGTGGAGGTGGCTCATACCATCCCGGTGCTCAGTCTGGACAAGGCGTACAGCGATGGGGAAATGCTCTCCTGGATTGAGAAGACCGAGCTCAAGATTGGAGAAGAGGTGGGAATAGTCATCGAGGAGAAAATCGACGGCATCTCGATCGTGCTCTATTACGAGGACGGACTTCTCAAGCGTGCTGTAACACGCGGCAACGGGATGGTAGGAAACGATGTGACGGCCAACGTAAAGACCATCGCCTCCATTCCCCTCAGGCTTCCGGTCAAGGAAAGCTTGGCGGTTCGCGGTGAGATCTACCTGCCCAAGGAGACATTTGCCAAGCTGAATGCCCAGATGGAAGTGCCCTTCGCAAATCCACGCAACCTGGCCGCAGGAACAATTCGGAGGATCAAGAGCAGCGAAGTGGCCAAGGTGCCGCTACAGATTTTCGTCTATGAGGGGTTTTGGAAAGAGGTGGTGCATACCGACCATTTGCAGATTCTTTCAACACTTGCTTCCTACGGCTTCAGACTGAATCCAAACCTTGGATACTTTGCCAAGGATGCAAGTCAGGCAAGGCAAGCGCTTATGGATGCACAGCTATCAGGTTTTGGCGGCAGTTTTTCCGACCTTGCCTCCTATATCCAGGACCATACCCAAAAGCGAGCCTCCCTCGGCTATGAGATCGATGGTCTGGTGGCCAAGGTGAACTCTCTTTCGGGTCGTGAAATGCTTGGGTATACCGGTCACCATCCCCGTTGGGCAATGGCTTACAAGTTTGAATCACCTCAGGCACAAACCGTGGTGCAGGCAATCGATGTCCAGGTGGGCCGCACAGGAAGAGTCACCCCGGTTGCCCGAGTAGTGCCGGTGCAGGTTGCGGGCTCTACGATCAGCAATATCACCTTGCACAACCAGGACTACATCAACATGCTCGAATTGGGACTCGGGGATACAGTGGAAATTTCAAGGCGTGGGGATGTCATCCCCGCCGTTGAACGGGTCATTGAGAAGAACGAGTCCTCCCAAGGCATCTACCATATGCCTACTCGGTGCCCTATATGTGACAGCACCTTGGAAAGCCGAGGTGCCCATACCTTCTGTCCCAATATAAGCTGTCCCGCCCAGATTCGGGGCCGTATTGAGTTTTTCATCGGCAAGGAGGGGATGGATATCGACAACTTCGGTCCCGAAACCGCCGCAGCCCTTATTGATTTGGGCTATCTCAAGGATATCGATGACATCTATCGCATCGACTATCGCAAGGCCCTCTCAGACCAGGCTGGGTTCGGTGAGAAGAAAATTCGCTTGATCGAGGGTGGTGTACAGAAAAGTAAAGAGCAGCCGTTTCGCAAGGTACTGGTTGCCCTCGGTCTTCCCGAGCTGGGAAAAAAAGGTGCAGAATTGTTGCTTGCCAATGGCATCACCAGCATGGAGATCCTGCTTGATATAGCAAATCGGGGTGATGTCCAGCGGCTTACCTCGATCAAGCAGATTGGGGAGAAGATCGCCCGTCTGTACATCGAGGCCCTCTGCGAACCTGCTATGCAGCAGAGAATCGCCCGCCTTGCCTCCCTCGGTCTTGCCATGGCGGAGGGTGAACAGCAGCTGCAGAAACTCGACGATAGCTTTTCCGGTCAGGTCTGGTGTGTAACCGGCTCCTTCGAGCATTTCAATCCCCGCTCTCTTGCCATGGATGAGGTTGTCAAACGGGGAGGGAGGACAGTCAGTTCTGTTACCAGCAAAACCACTCACCTGCTTGCAGGGGAAGGGGGAGGGAGCAAGCTGGAAACTGCTCGTTCGCTCAAAGTCCAAGTGGTCGATGAACAGACTTTCCTCACGTTGCTGAAATCCAAACAGCATAACGAGCAGCAGAGTCAAGGAGAATTTGCTTTTTGA
- a CDS encoding molybdopterin cofactor-binding domain-containing protein, whose amino-acid sequence MAEKKPSTSKVTSLHGLIITSSVDAGRIEEISLPELDANFTLVTTRDIPGTNRIRTLDAATALLTSSTISYHQQPILALFGYDSESVQLKAREINISYQLPTALDGPSLVIESTPYTYHYGTMEAATSDTELLVLERTYRYSGSDYQSNTLTRINVEQEGDILHVYTPTQWPSHVRDTISDTTSIPKRRIVVHRLPFYAPHDEMLTAPSALCSIAAIACLKANCPTDVSCKVESFRPELTIKRKSWYYRDGRVQAEDIIVQVNQGCEPMFSDELANQLIAGLVPLYPLQALNISITFTTSNTPPAHFFGDLGYADALCCTEAHYCSLAKITGYNPLSWRLKFTSENSGHTQVIRTDKYTKLKDMITELSNRCDFQRKNAAYEMQHQMRVKLSTFFNYSRGTALACGGGVSGFSSECRSLPQQSVQITLKTNNKVEVNTSFYNNGSSAEIWRQIISEELGVTKADITFLEDQKEMLDSGPSVLSANSGRMPQQIQRACSQIKEKRFVQPLPICESVLSPKQPGTKGSLFFSNSWVALILELEIDAVLLQPLVRSVWVSVSLSRIFDEQVLKSKIRHTVVSTLREAGALLSHRSSFEIDISISKEGDQISSSVTSALKGVVTAAFISALEQALGSPVAKIPVDGDTLLAAMRGKP is encoded by the coding sequence ATGGCAGAAAAAAAACCATCGACAAGCAAGGTGACATCGCTGCACGGGCTGATAATCACCTCATCGGTTGATGCTGGTCGGATCGAGGAGATTTCTCTGCCCGAATTGGATGCCAACTTCACCTTGGTCACCACACGCGACATTCCAGGAACCAACCGAATCCGAACCCTTGATGCCGCCACAGCACTGCTCACCTCCTCAACCATCAGCTACCATCAGCAACCCATTTTGGCTTTGTTCGGCTACGACAGCGAATCGGTGCAGCTCAAAGCCAGGGAAATCAACATCTCCTATCAGCTGCCCACCGCTTTGGATGGTCCCTCCCTGGTTATTGAGTCGACTCCGTACACCTATCATTACGGGACTATGGAGGCTGCCACAAGCGATACAGAGCTGTTGGTGCTCGAACGCACCTACCGCTATAGCGGTTCCGATTACCAAAGCAATACGCTCACACGCATCAATGTGGAGCAGGAGGGGGACATCCTGCATGTATACACCCCCACCCAATGGCCCAGTCATGTGCGGGACACCATCAGCGATACCACCTCAATCCCCAAACGCAGGATAGTCGTGCATCGCCTGCCCTTCTACGCCCCGCATGACGAAATGCTTACCGCTCCTTCAGCCCTTTGTTCAATAGCAGCCATCGCCTGCCTAAAGGCGAATTGTCCTACGGATGTATCGTGCAAGGTTGAAAGCTTCCGACCAGAATTGACCATCAAGCGCAAGAGCTGGTATTACCGCGATGGCAGGGTGCAGGCCGAAGATATCATCGTACAAGTCAACCAAGGGTGCGAGCCGATGTTCAGCGATGAACTGGCCAACCAACTCATAGCCGGTCTTGTACCCCTGTACCCCTTGCAGGCCCTCAACATTTCCATCACGTTCACAACCAGCAATACCCCTCCGGCCCACTTCTTCGGGGACCTTGGGTACGCCGACGCTCTGTGCTGTACCGAGGCCCACTACTGTTCGCTGGCAAAAATCACCGGGTACAATCCGCTGTCTTGGAGACTGAAGTTCACTTCTGAGAACAGTGGACACACCCAGGTGATCAGAACCGACAAGTATACCAAGCTCAAGGACATGATCACCGAACTCAGTAATCGTTGTGATTTTCAGCGCAAGAATGCAGCGTACGAAATGCAGCATCAGATGCGCGTCAAGCTCTCCACCTTTTTCAACTACAGCAGGGGGACAGCCCTTGCATGCGGGGGTGGGGTCAGCGGATTCTCCAGCGAATGTCGTTCCCTTCCCCAGCAATCGGTGCAGATCACCCTCAAGACAAACAATAAAGTGGAAGTGAATACCTCCTTCTACAACAACGGCTCCAGTGCCGAAATCTGGAGACAGATAATAAGCGAGGAATTGGGGGTAACCAAGGCCGATATCACCTTCCTGGAAGACCAGAAGGAGATGCTGGACAGCGGACCTTCGGTGCTTTCAGCCAACAGCGGCCGTATGCCCCAACAGATTCAGCGTGCCTGCAGCCAGATCAAGGAAAAGCGATTCGTCCAGCCCCTGCCGATTTGCGAGAGTGTGCTCTCTCCCAAGCAACCAGGGACGAAAGGATCGCTCTTTTTCAGCAATAGCTGGGTTGCCTTGATCCTGGAACTCGAAATAGATGCTGTGCTTCTCCAACCTTTGGTACGTTCCGTCTGGGTCTCGGTCTCTCTCTCGCGAATTTTCGATGAGCAGGTGCTCAAGAGCAAAATTCGTCATACTGTCGTTTCCACCCTCAGAGAGGCCGGTGCCCTGCTTTCCCATAGAAGCAGCTTTGAGATTGATATTTCCATTTCCAAAGAAGGGGATCAGATATCCTCCTCGGTTACCAGTGCCCTCAAGGGGGTTGTAACCGCAGCCTTCATCTCCGCCCTCGAACAAGCCCTCGGATCGCCGGTGGCAAAAATTCCCGTGGATGGAGATACCTTGCTTGCAGCCATGCGGGGGAAACCATGA
- a CDS encoding 2Fe-2S iron-sulfur cluster-binding protein, giving the protein MKIECTIDGKALSLSVNSNKPLSLILMEDVGNRTITSHCKGNACGNCIVLLNDEAALSCVIPAFRLRDANIKTFESYQKTRQYRDIERAYQATGNTPCPNCYASKTLIIESILQELTSSTRLKTLGNNLPMKDTQETEDTLDKKAIIQELSLNTCQCMDMSEMLQIVEIALTYRRRKRVRRN; this is encoded by the coding sequence ATGAAAATAGAATGTACCATCGACGGCAAGGCTCTCTCGCTTTCGGTGAACTCAAACAAGCCGCTTTCCCTCATTCTTATGGAGGATGTGGGAAACAGGACCATCACCAGCCATTGCAAGGGAAATGCCTGCGGCAACTGCATTGTACTGCTTAATGACGAAGCTGCTCTCAGTTGTGTCATTCCCGCCTTCCGGTTGCGGGATGCCAACATCAAAACCTTCGAGAGTTATCAGAAGACGCGCCAGTACCGGGATATCGAACGGGCTTACCAAGCCACCGGCAACACCCCGTGTCCCAACTGCTATGCTTCCAAGACGCTGATCATTGAATCCATTCTCCAGGAGTTGACCAGCAGCACCCGTCTGAAAACCTTGGGCAACAACCTTCCGATGAAAGACACTCAGGAAACAGAGGATACACTGGACAAGAAGGCCATCATTCAGGAGCTCAGCCTCAATACCTGCCAGTGCATGGATATGTCTGAAATGCTGCAAATCGTCGAGATAGCCCTGACGTACAGGAGGCGCAAGCGTGTACGAAGGAATTAG
- a CDS encoding FAD binding domain-containing protein → MYEGIRSPVIHTPKTLSEFATIAYRYPSARIWAGGSYLMSQKEYYPNEIKDGIIDLASLEELKKITRNDRFVEIGSMVTASQLLFAGKLVLPPVLQETLRTLASQIVRRQITIGGSLCVPDIRLSLSTALAVLDAMAEVKYYQGGKVSTHWIPISKLYDKDGKLLLGSQKALLTRIRIGLEYGDYQKFICVEDPIRNTDECVIVAFQANRSQNSLSKVQFCITFPSKAFHISKDLESKLSGMTLPIHPERVNTLSYELVAELTKMHSGISELQLERGRRIFESFLHDLNAQSLSS, encoded by the coding sequence GTGTACGAAGGAATTAGGTCGCCTGTCATCCATACCCCGAAGACGCTCAGTGAGTTTGCCACCATTGCCTACCGCTATCCATCGGCGCGAATCTGGGCGGGCGGCAGTTACTTGATGAGCCAGAAGGAGTATTATCCGAATGAAATCAAGGACGGCATCATCGACCTCGCCTCGCTTGAAGAGCTGAAGAAAATCACCCGCAACGACCGGTTTGTGGAAATCGGTTCGATGGTAACGGCCAGCCAGCTCCTCTTTGCAGGCAAGCTCGTCCTGCCACCCGTATTGCAGGAAACACTGAGGACGCTCGCCTCCCAGATAGTAAGAAGGCAGATTACCATCGGGGGAAGCCTCTGCGTTCCCGACATCCGTCTCTCACTCTCCACTGCCTTGGCTGTACTGGATGCCATGGCAGAGGTGAAGTACTATCAGGGAGGCAAGGTTTCCACCCACTGGATTCCCATATCAAAGCTCTATGACAAGGATGGAAAGCTGTTGCTCGGCTCGCAGAAAGCCCTGTTGACCCGTATCCGCATCGGCCTCGAATATGGGGATTATCAGAAGTTCATTTGTGTTGAGGACCCTATCCGCAACACCGACGAATGTGTTATAGTTGCCTTCCAGGCAAACCGGTCGCAGAACTCACTATCCAAGGTCCAGTTCTGTATCACCTTTCCCAGCAAGGCCTTCCATATCAGCAAGGACCTTGAGTCAAAGTTGTCGGGCATGACCCTCCCGATTCATCCAGAACGGGTCAATACGCTCTCTTATGAGCTGGTAGCCGAATTAACTAAAATGCATTCAGGAATCAGTGAACTGCAACTCGAGCGTGGAAGAAGGATATTCGAGTCCTTTTTGCACGACCTCAACGCCCAGTCCCTCTCCTCCTGA